The following proteins come from a genomic window of Nicotiana tomentosiformis chromosome 12, ASM39032v3, whole genome shotgun sequence:
- the LOC138903346 gene encoding uncharacterized protein, with translation MADDELRRLERFGRLLPPSFSSAESEDAQGFLHKCQRMLRTTGILETSGVLFTTFQFSRAAFRWWEAYERRRSVGEAPLTWQEFSVLLLEKFMPQSHREELCRQFEQLWQDGMSVTQYEMRFSELAHHAVWLVPTDRERIMRFIDGLMYQLQLLMTREMVSGTTFDEVVDIARQIEMASTGSSSGYQEQQFRHRKGCFEGGDFGHIKRDCPRLLSGAPQQSSRPIAPVPAVAPPTQPARGGAQSSRGLPKGGGRLGGGQARLYAIPVRPDVVASDTVITCIVSKKDGTMEMCIDYRQLNKVTIKNKYPLLLINDQFDQLQEARFFVMSFGLTNAPSTFMYLMDSVFQPHLDSFVIVFIDDILVHSRNQEEHAQHLKIVLQRLREEKRFAKFSKSEFCLSSVAFLRHMVSSEGIQGGRAIAYASHQLEPHEKNYPVHDLELAAIVHLYPEISIPPSGRYISYRGTIFNPMITYPKISKG, from the exons atggctgatgatgagctgaggagacttgagagatttgggaggcttctgcctccatcatttagcagtgctgagtcagaggatgcccagggcttCTTGCacaagtgccagcggatgcttcgtacaacaggtattctggagactagtggggtcttattcactacttttcagttttctagggctgccttcagatggtgggaggcttatgagaggcgcaggtcgGTCGGTgaagcaccacttacatggcaggagttctctgttctccttttggagaagttcatgccgcaGTCTCACAGGGAGGagctgtgcagacagtttgagcagctttggcaggatggcatgtctgtgacccagtacgagatgaggttttctgagttagctcaccacgcagtttggttggttcccactgatagggagaggatcatgaggttcattgatggcctcatgtATCAGCTgcagttgcttatgactagggagatgGTATCTGGTACTACTTTTgacgaggtagttgacattgctcggcagatagagatg GCCTCCACAGGTAgttcttcgggttatcaggagcagcagttccgtcataGGAAGGGTTGTTTTGAGGGCGGAGactttggtcatatcaagagggattgccctaggttgttgagtggggctccacaacagagttctcgtcCGATAGCACCAGTACCAGCAGTTgcaccacccactcagccagctcgaggtggggctCAGTCTTCTAGGGGTctccctaaagggggaggccgattaggtggcggtcaggcccgactCTATGCTATCCCTgtcagaccagatgttgttgcctccgatacagtgatcacatgtattgtctca aaaaaggatggtaccatggagatgtgcattgattataggcagttgaacaaagttacaatcaagaacaaatatcctttgctGCTCATTAATGATcaattcgaccagcttcaggaagcaagg ttctttgtgatgtcttttgggctgaccaacgccccatcaacattcatgtacCTGATggacagtgtatttcagcctcatcttgactcgtttgtcattgtgttcattgatgatatcctggtgcaCTCTCGaaaccaggaggagcatgcccaacatttgaagattgtgttgcagcggttgagggaggagaaacgttttgctaagttctccaaatctGAGTTTtgtcttagttcagtggcattcttgaggcatatggtgtccagtgaggggattcag ggagGCAGAGCGATTGCCTATGCTTCTCATCAGTTggagcctcatgagaagaactaccctgtccatgatttggagttagctgccatcgttcat CTTTATCCTGAAATTAGTATTCCACCCTCTGGTAGGTACATAAGTTATCGTGGTACTATTTTTAATCCTATGATAACTTATCCCAAGATTAGTAAGGGATAA
- the LOC104104081 gene encoding single-stranded DNA-binding protein, mitochondrial, with product MASSLSRKFLRKMLTNPRSIKASQLSSFCTKISSATDDFSSPDSDRIELESASDAEPESTGFSSPSASDINQERKFVERPLENGLEVGIYKAILVGQVGQTPIQKKLKSGRTVTLLSLGTGGIRNNRRPFDNEEPREYANRCAVQWHRVSVYPERLGEMAMKSIVPGSILYVEGNLESKIFTDPITGLVRRIREVAVRRNGRLVFLGNGSEAQQPSQAEIKGVGYY from the exons ATGGCGTCTTCACTATCGAGAAAGTTTTTACGCAAGATGCTGACGAACCCTAGATCCATTAAAGCTTCGCAACTGTCTTCTTTTTGCACAAAAATCTCTTCAGCCACAGACGATTTCTCCTCTCCGGATTCTGACCGCATTGAGTTGGAGTCCGCATCGGACGCCGAACCCGAATCAACTGGGTTTTCATCACCTTCAGCTTCTGATATTAATCAAGAACGAAAATTCGTTGAACGTCCCCTAGAGAATGGTCTAGAAGTTGGTATTTACAAG GCAATCTTGGTTGGTCAAGTTGGCCAGACACCAATACAAAAGAAGTTGAAGAGTGGGAGGACCGTCACTCTGCTATCCCTTGGAACAGGTGGGATTCGGAACAACAGGAGGCCGTTTGATAATGAAGAGCCAAGAGAATATGCCAATAGGTGTGCAGTTCAGTGGCACAGGGTCTCAGTCTATCCTGAGAGGTTGGGGGAAATGGCCATGAAGAGTATTGTTCCAGG TTCAATCTTGTATGTGGAGGGTAACCTTGAATCAAAAATCTTCACTGATCCTATCACTGGTCTTGTCCGGCGCATACGAGAGGTTGCTGTACGAAGAAATG GTCGTCTGGTTTTCCTTGGGAATGGGAGTGAAGCACAGCAGCCATCACAAGCAGAAATCAAAGGGGTTGGTTATTACTGA
- the LOC104104082 gene encoding protein MIZU-KUSSEI 1-like: MKSNMAKRFQDLSSKRQFHWTAKISNEEAEVEEYPSLNPSSNKNITSKVTPEVSRTNSKSSSLNTIHDNKTDDKNLNQESATATSSASVTTTRRKLQTITVARLKSVLIAIGRNRIHFQQGLGTRVVGTLFGHKRGYVHFAFQKDPNSQPAFLIELATPITVLVQEMASGLVRIALECDKEEEKKVGKLIDEPKWKTYCNGKKCGYATRRECGPKELQILKVVEPISTGAGVLPGNENGVADSGDIMYMRAKFERVVGSRDSEAFYMMNPDRNGAPELSFYLLRV; this comes from the coding sequence ATGAAGTCAAATATGGCTAAGCGTTTTCAAGACCTGTCTTCCAAGAGGCAGTTTCACTGGACAGCCAAAATCAGTAATGAAGAAGCAGAAGTAGAAGAATATCCATCCCTAAATCCCTCTTCAAACAAAAACATAACTTCAAAAGTAACCCCTGAAGTGTCAAGGACCAACTCCAAGTCTTCTTCTTTAAACACTATCCATGACAACAAGACAGATGACAAGAATTTAAATCAAGAATCAGCTACAGCAACTTCATCAGCATCAGTTACAACAACAAGAAGGAAACTGCAAACTATAACAGTGGCCAGGCTAAAGTCTGTCCTTATAGCAATTGGCAGAAACAGGATACACTTCCAACAAGGACTTGGAACAAGAGTTGTAGGCACCCTTTTCGGCCACAAGCGTGGATACGTACATTTTGCATTTCAGAAAGATCCCAATTCACAACCAGCTTTCTTGATTGAGCTTGCCACTCCTATAACTGTATTAGTCCAAGAAATGGCATCAGGCCTAGTTAGAATAGCATTGGAATGTGACAAGGAGGAAGAAAAGAAGGTGGGAAAATTGATAGATGAGCCTAAATGGAAAACTTACTGTAATGGAAAGAAGTGTGGTTATGCGACAAGACGGGAATGTGGGCCGAAAGAATTGCAGATACTTAAAGTTGTGGAGCCAATTTCAACTGGTGCTGGTGTTTTGCCAGGGAATGAAAATGGGGTTGCTGACTCTGGTGATATTATGTATATGAGGGCCAAGTTTGAGAGAGTTGTTGGCTCTAGAGATTCAGAGGCATTTTATATGATGAATCCTGATAGAAATGGAGCTCCTGAACTTAGTTTCTACTTGCTTAGAGTCTAA
- the LOC104104083 gene encoding protein Dr1 homolog: MEPMDIVGKNKEDASLPKATMTKIIKEMLPPDVRVARDTQDLLIECCVEFINLISSESNEVCNREERRTIAPEHVLKALEVLGFGEYIEEVYAAYEQHRLETMDTVRSGRCSNVAAMTEEEALAEQQRMFAEARARMNGSATVPAKQPDSEALAEQQRMFAEAHAEMNGGVTVPSKQPDSEADQNLTS; this comes from the exons ATGGAGCCTATGGACATCGTTGGTAAAAATAAGGAGGATGCTTCGCTTCCAAAAG CAACTATGACAAAAATTATTAAGGAGATGTTGCCCCCAGATGTCCGTGTTGCTCGAGATACTCAGGATCTTTTGATTGAATGTTGTGTAG AGTTCATTAATCTTATCTCATCAGAATCAAATGAAGTTTGTAATAGAGAAGAGAGACGAACAATTGCACCAGAACATGTACTCAAGGCTTTGGAG GTTCTTGGCTTTGGGGAATATATTGAAGAAGTTTATGCTGCATACGAACAACACAGGCTAGAGACCATG GACACGGTTAGATCAGGGAGGTGCAGCAATGTTGCTGCGATGACCGAAGAAGAAGCACTAGCTGAGCAACAGAGGATGTTTGCTGAGGCACGTGCAAGGATGAATGGCAGTGCTACAGTTCCCGCAAAACAGCCTGATTCAGAAGCACTAGCTGAGCAGCAGAGGATGTTTGCTGAGGCACATGCAGAGATGAATGGCGGTGTTACAGTTCCCTCGAAACAGCCTGATTCAGAAGCGGACCAAAACTTGACTAGCTAA